One genomic segment of Anaerolineales bacterium includes these proteins:
- a CDS encoding alpha/beta hydrolase: MSEEKSKPMRTLIIALLLILIGSLLAGWVQTGEGAAKIREVRFYGVYNGYYVGYLWIPDGVTTGHPAPAVLATHGFNNSKEYMANTALELARRGYVVLAMDLDNHGLSDKSNTPKAPMGTPSLNGIGASDGLRFLRSLDIVDPDNVGMIGMSMGGSAIDAAAQQNPGAYRALFFMDSGCTDSCPELTNWAISVGKHTEVPPNFGAPNGAEIPNMPAAMAAYGTDQPVIPGHLYGSIEAGTARIFYFHWGDHPISTDDPTSIGNAITWFGMTLKGGKDIPASSQIWPLKVLGTGTAFVGFVIFLMGMGGVLLKTSYFGTLKDRIPEYKGNVGTMWWVFAIITAALGPVTLMWLFLKFFMPNPFHLEPVTTGFVGWLFVVGLLTILMLVVGYYAIGKKAGATGVNYGFMWDGVGFDWKKIGKSFLLALTVISIGYLILSVITALLKVDFRFWVVTLKTTDFRHFLVMFAYVIPLAIYFFPLAVVLHGTLRPKNGKASFAREMLVNVFMLLIGFLILEARYYIPLTFFGAPSNFGPGGLGLINGLALFAIVPAIALVSTYYFRKTGKIYVGAAINTLFVTWYLVACNTLYSFG; encoded by the coding sequence ATGTCTGAAGAAAAAAGCAAGCCAATGCGAACCTTGATCATAGCGCTTCTATTAATCCTGATTGGCAGCCTTTTAGCCGGATGGGTGCAAACAGGTGAAGGCGCAGCGAAGATTCGCGAGGTAAGGTTCTACGGCGTCTATAACGGCTACTACGTTGGTTACCTTTGGATTCCGGATGGTGTTACAACTGGTCACCCCGCCCCAGCCGTGTTGGCTACCCATGGCTTTAACAACAGCAAGGAATACATGGCAAACACAGCCCTGGAACTCGCACGCCGCGGGTACGTCGTCCTGGCCATGGATCTCGACAACCACGGCCTATCAGACAAATCCAACACACCCAAAGCGCCAATGGGCACGCCTTCTTTGAACGGCATCGGGGCTTCCGATGGACTCAGATTCCTTCGGAGCCTGGACATCGTGGACCCCGATAATGTAGGCATGATCGGGATGTCGATGGGCGGCAGTGCGATCGATGCCGCTGCCCAGCAGAATCCTGGCGCATATCGGGCGTTGTTCTTTATGGATTCCGGCTGCACAGATTCATGCCCCGAGCTCACGAACTGGGCCATCAGCGTGGGCAAGCACACCGAGGTTCCACCGAACTTTGGCGCTCCCAACGGAGCTGAAATTCCCAACATGCCGGCCGCCATGGCGGCCTATGGCACAGATCAGCCCGTGATCCCGGGTCATCTCTACGGGTCCATCGAAGCCGGAACGGCGAGGATTTTCTACTTCCACTGGGGTGATCATCCGATTTCTACAGATGATCCGACCTCTATCGGGAATGCGATTACCTGGTTCGGAATGACGCTTAAAGGCGGCAAGGATATCCCGGCTTCAAGCCAAATTTGGCCGCTAAAGGTTCTCGGAACGGGGACAGCGTTCGTCGGTTTCGTCATTTTCCTGATGGGGATGGGAGGTGTCCTGTTGAAGACATCCTACTTCGGCACCCTCAAGGACCGCATTCCAGAGTACAAAGGCAATGTCGGCACGATGTGGTGGGTGTTTGCCATCATTACCGCCGCGCTTGGCCCCGTTACTTTGATGTGGCTCTTCCTTAAATTCTTCATGCCGAATCCATTCCACTTAGAGCCTGTGACAACCGGATTCGTCGGGTGGCTCTTCGTAGTGGGTCTTTTGACGATCCTGATGCTCGTCGTCGGCTACTACGCAATTGGGAAGAAGGCTGGGGCAACAGGTGTCAACTATGGTTTCATGTGGGATGGCGTTGGCTTCGATTGGAAGAAGATCGGCAAGTCCTTCCTGCTGGCGCTGACCGTCATCTCGATCGGTTATCTGATCCTGTCTGTCATCACCGCGCTGTTGAAGGTGGACTTCCGTTTCTGGGTAGTAACCCTCAAAACCACGGATTTCCGGCACTTCCTGGTGATGTTCGCCTACGTGATCCCACTCGCGATCTACTTCTTCCCATTGGCGGTTGTGCTTCACGGGACGTTACGACCCAAAAACGGCAAAGCGAGCTTCGCCCGAGAAATGCTCGTGAATGTCTTCATGCTCTTGATCGGGTTTTTGATCCTGGAAGCTCGATACTACATTCCATTGACGTTCTTTGGTGCTCCGTCCAACTTCGGTCCTGGCGGATTGGGGTTGATCAATGGACTGGCGTTGTTTGCCATTGTACCGGCCATCGCTCTCGTATCGACCTACTACTTTCGGAAGACGGGAAAGATATATGTCGGTGCGGCCATAAACACACTGTTTGTAACCTGGTACCTGGTCGCATGCAACACGCTCTACTCCTTCGGGTAG
- a CDS encoding response regulator: MAEVRIILADDHAIVRAGIRNALQEMDDLVIVAEVGDGPSLFKALSETEADCVLIDVTMPDFDPIPSIEKIRSRYPVMKVLVVSAYDDDFYVQGLLGAGVNGYHLKDQPLSDLRLAVQRVLDGGRWLSGSLIDKLISYGESTVQAPALTTRQREILRFLQQGLDNQSIAREAGLSVGTVENHLTRIYRQLNVQSRLEAVRFVIDHPEVLASPGQAAVDGASFPEIPAGEGITLLLVDDNARYRCELRRMIGRVCPHALVYEAENTREAVNLVERVTPQLVFIDVILREENGISCLRRIKAISPQLRVVLISAYPDREFHKSGVDAGAIAFIDKKNLDADTLHQMISDVVL, from the coding sequence ATGGCCGAGGTCCGCATTATTCTGGCTGATGATCATGCCATCGTACGCGCAGGTATCCGCAATGCGCTGCAAGAGATGGATGATCTGGTAATCGTCGCCGAAGTGGGCGACGGTCCTTCACTTTTCAAAGCACTGTCGGAGACAGAGGCGGATTGCGTTTTAATCGATGTCACGATGCCAGACTTCGATCCCATTCCTTCCATAGAAAAAATCCGCTCTCGCTATCCGGTGATGAAGGTTCTTGTCGTCAGCGCCTATGACGACGACTTCTATGTACAGGGTCTGCTGGGGGCCGGGGTTAATGGATATCATCTCAAGGATCAACCGCTTAGCGATCTGCGTCTGGCTGTACAACGTGTGCTGGACGGCGGACGGTGGTTGTCCGGATCGTTGATCGATAAATTGATCAGCTACGGGGAATCGACCGTTCAGGCGCCAGCCCTGACCACCCGTCAGCGCGAGATCTTGAGATTTCTGCAGCAAGGGTTGGACAATCAATCCATCGCGCGTGAAGCCGGATTGAGTGTCGGCACTGTCGAAAACCATCTCACCCGTATTTACCGGCAGCTCAACGTGCAGAGTCGGTTGGAAGCGGTACGCTTTGTGATCGACCATCCGGAGGTGCTTGCCTCACCCGGCCAAGCAGCTGTGGACGGCGCGAGTTTTCCCGAGATCCCTGCCGGAGAGGGGATTACGTTATTGCTGGTGGACGATAATGCACGCTACCGCTGCGAACTACGTCGTATGATCGGCCGGGTGTGCCCCCATGCTTTAGTTTACGAAGCTGAGAACACGCGTGAAGCGGTGAATTTAGTTGAACGTGTGACCCCACAATTGGTATTCATCGATGTCATTTTACGGGAAGAAAACGGTATCAGTTGTTTGCGCCGCATCAAGGCGATCTCGCCACAATTGCGCGTCGTCCTGATCAGCGCCTATCCGGATCGGGAGTTCCACAAGTCGGGTGTGGACGCCGGCGCCATCGCTTTCATCGACAAGAAAAATTTGGACGCTGATACGCTGCATCAGATGATAAGTGATGTCGTTTTATAG
- a CDS encoding sugar ABC transporter ATP-binding protein, producing MPEKQESLLVMKDISKAFPGVQALKNVDFEVAAGEVVALVGENGAGKSTLMKILCGAYRKDSGKILLDGKEIEIENPHHAQELNISIIYQEFNLTPNQSAAANIFITREPRERGVGRILNFVDRRRMEKEAQMYLERVGARISSSTLIQDLSVAAQQMVEVAKALAVDARIIIMDEPTSALGEDEVDTLFGIIESLKKQGIAVIFITHRLEEVFRIADRVVVLRDGRFVGGLSIQEATTEVIIHLMVGRELVADMFQKKEAEIGAPLLEVRGLTGGDQVKDVSFTLHKGEILGFAGLVGAGRTETARLIFGADRKEAGEILFQGVPLNIRSPVDAVRAGIGLVPEDRGLQGLVLRMAVSENIVLPTLGEHASFGWVQQGAIRETAQEYVDKLSIRTPYLEQKAMFLSGGNQQKVVLAKWLASDPKILIMDEPTRGIDVGAKAEVHALMSKLAASGIGIIMISSELPEILGMSDRVLVMSEGRVAAILDRKDATQERIIAYASGELDNDIISEGAPKGETT from the coding sequence TTGCCCGAAAAACAAGAATCCTTACTCGTGATGAAGGACATATCCAAGGCATTCCCCGGGGTCCAGGCGTTGAAAAATGTAGATTTTGAAGTCGCGGCTGGTGAAGTCGTTGCGCTCGTTGGTGAAAATGGGGCCGGAAAATCGACGTTGATGAAAATCCTCTGTGGGGCATACCGGAAAGATTCCGGGAAGATCTTGCTGGACGGAAAAGAGATCGAGATCGAAAACCCACATCACGCACAGGAATTAAACATTTCTATCATCTACCAGGAATTCAACCTGACTCCCAATCAAAGTGCGGCGGCGAACATCTTCATCACTCGCGAACCTCGCGAGCGCGGCGTGGGACGGATCCTCAACTTTGTCGATCGTCGTCGGATGGAAAAAGAAGCACAGATGTATCTGGAGCGCGTTGGCGCACGAATATCTTCTTCCACGCTCATCCAGGATTTATCCGTCGCCGCACAACAAATGGTCGAAGTTGCCAAGGCCTTGGCCGTTGATGCCCGTATCATCATCATGGACGAGCCCACTTCGGCGCTGGGTGAGGATGAAGTTGATACATTATTCGGCATTATCGAATCATTGAAAAAACAAGGCATTGCCGTCATCTTTATCACACACCGCCTGGAAGAGGTGTTCCGCATCGCCGATCGCGTTGTGGTCCTGCGGGACGGCAGGTTTGTGGGCGGTTTATCGATCCAAGAGGCGACGACCGAAGTGATCATTCACTTGATGGTGGGCCGCGAGTTGGTGGCGGACATGTTCCAGAAGAAGGAGGCGGAGATCGGAGCGCCGCTGTTGGAAGTACGGGGCTTGACGGGCGGGGATCAGGTCAAAGACGTGAGTTTCACCCTACATAAAGGCGAGATCCTGGGTTTCGCCGGCCTCGTTGGCGCCGGACGAACGGAAACAGCGCGCTTGATCTTCGGCGCTGATCGAAAGGAAGCTGGAGAAATCCTGTTCCAAGGCGTCCCGTTGAACATTCGTTCCCCCGTCGACGCCGTAAGAGCTGGTATTGGGCTGGTTCCCGAGGACCGTGGGTTACAAGGACTCGTCCTCAGGATGGCCGTTTCGGAGAACATCGTTCTGCCGACGCTTGGAGAACATGCCAGTTTCGGTTGGGTTCAGCAGGGTGCGATTCGGGAAACAGCTCAGGAGTATGTCGACAAACTGAGCATCCGCACGCCCTATTTAGAGCAGAAGGCGATGTTCCTCTCCGGCGGCAACCAGCAGAAGGTGGTCCTCGCCAAGTGGTTGGCCTCGGATCCCAAAATCTTGATCATGGACGAACCCACGCGCGGTATCGATGTCGGCGCGAAGGCCGAGGTCCATGCGTTGATGAGTAAATTGGCGGCCTCGGGAATCGGCATCATCATGATCTCATCCGAGCTGCCGGAAATCCTGGGAATGAGCGATCGAGTCCTGGTGATGTCGGAAGGAAGAGTTGCGGCAATTTTAGACCGCAAGGATGCCACACAAGAACGAATCATCGCCTACGCAAGCGGAGAACTGGATAACGACATTATCTCGGAGGGCGCGCCGAAAGGAGAAACAACGTGA
- a CDS encoding ABC transporter permease yields the protein MSTINTARSEDIQIRARGTTWRRIVGRQEFGVALILLVLVVFLSLYTDTFLTSTNIFNILRAFSWIALSAFGQCMVIITAGIDLSVGSVMGLSGLASAMLLAEGIPVPVAVIGGLVAGLLVGIANGLMITKGKLPPFIATLGTLLMARGLCYGLTGGWPVRELDPSFRYLGQHDIPIGTIGVPLPLIFTLVFATISAVFLNRTVWGYRIYAVGGSETATRLSGINTDSVKIMVYSLCGLLTAIGGVLMTARLGVAAPTAAYGYELDVIAAAVVGGTSLMGGEGTILGVLIGTVVMQVLRNGLVLVGVSAYWLQAVQGLVIVTAIMLDQLRKRRP from the coding sequence GTGAGCACCATAAACACGGCAAGGAGCGAAGATATCCAGATACGGGCTCGCGGAACTACCTGGCGAAGGATCGTCGGCCGGCAAGAATTCGGTGTGGCGCTGATTTTATTGGTCTTGGTGGTATTTCTCTCGCTTTACACCGACACTTTTCTCACCAGCACGAATATATTCAATATCCTGCGGGCGTTCTCCTGGATCGCGCTCAGCGCCTTCGGGCAATGCATGGTGATCATCACTGCCGGGATTGATCTATCCGTAGGCTCAGTCATGGGCCTTTCGGGCCTGGCCAGCGCCATGCTGTTGGCTGAGGGGATACCCGTCCCGGTCGCGGTGATCGGGGGTCTGGTGGCAGGTTTGTTGGTCGGGATTGCGAATGGCTTGATGATTACCAAGGGTAAACTGCCCCCATTTATCGCTACGCTAGGCACGCTGCTCATGGCTCGCGGACTTTGTTACGGATTAACGGGCGGTTGGCCGGTACGTGAATTAGACCCCTCTTTCCGGTATCTCGGACAGCACGATATTCCCATTGGCACAATCGGCGTACCTTTACCACTCATCTTCACTCTCGTCTTCGCCACGATCTCTGCAGTATTCCTTAACCGGACCGTTTGGGGTTACCGAATATACGCCGTCGGAGGCAGCGAGACGGCCACGCGCCTCTCCGGCATCAACACGGATAGTGTCAAGATCATGGTTTATTCTCTGTGTGGGCTGCTTACTGCTATCGGCGGTGTGCTCATGACGGCGCGCCTGGGCGTAGCTGCGCCTACGGCTGCGTACGGCTATGAACTGGATGTCATCGCCGCTGCGGTAGTCGGCGGCACCAGCCTCATGGGTGGAGAAGGTACAATCCTGGGCGTACTGATTGGAACCGTGGTGATGCAGGTGCTGCGCAACGGCCTGGTGCTCGTTGGTGTCTCGGCCTACTGGCTGCAAGCCGTACAGGGTTTGGTCATCGTAACCGCGATCATGCTCGATCAACTCCGCAAACGACGTCCCTAG
- a CDS encoding sugar-binding protein, whose protein sequence is MRRKTYLFVIIALAIILVAALAGCAKKTEAPSDAGLESLTIAWIPKALNNPVFEVGRDGAFKKAEELSASTGVDVTVDYVGSVASDAAEQTRVMEDVIAKGVDAIGISCNDPTACEDPINKAVAAGIPVMTWDSDSPDSDRFTYLGVDNYQGGLAAAELLVKFMGEEGKVALLTGVPGAFNLEERIRGFQDGVADYPGIEIVSTVYCNDDINLGVQVIEETMQAHPDLDGWFLVGLWPLFAERGSMPLWEDAALNNGLVTIAFDTLPVQLEFMQDGYIQGLVGQKYWGWGYDTVQMIYDYIVSGATYDDWTDSGMDIVTECNVDVMAEMWASSDFTQDLPDPYACLE, encoded by the coding sequence ATGCGGAGAAAGACCTATCTTTTCGTGATAATTGCCCTCGCTATAATTCTCGTCGCTGCATTGGCAGGGTGTGCGAAGAAAACCGAAGCGCCCAGCGATGCCGGATTAGAATCGCTGACCATCGCCTGGATCCCCAAGGCGTTGAACAACCCGGTCTTCGAGGTCGGGCGCGATGGCGCCTTCAAGAAAGCCGAAGAGCTGAGCGCCTCGACCGGCGTCGATGTGACCGTCGATTACGTGGGTTCCGTGGCCTCGGATGCTGCTGAGCAAACCCGGGTCATGGAAGACGTGATCGCCAAGGGCGTCGACGCCATCGGCATCTCCTGCAACGATCCGACCGCCTGCGAAGACCCCATCAACAAGGCCGTCGCCGCCGGCATCCCCGTGATGACCTGGGATTCAGACTCTCCGGACAGCGACCGCTTCACCTACCTGGGCGTGGACAACTACCAGGGCGGTTTGGCCGCTGCCGAGTTGCTCGTGAAATTCATGGGCGAGGAAGGCAAAGTGGCCCTGCTGACCGGCGTCCCCGGCGCCTTCAACCTGGAGGAGCGCATCCGCGGCTTCCAGGACGGCGTGGCCGACTACCCCGGCATCGAGATCGTCTCGACCGTCTACTGCAACGACGACATCAACCTGGGCGTGCAGGTGATCGAGGAAACCATGCAGGCACATCCCGACCTGGATGGCTGGTTCCTGGTTGGCCTGTGGCCGCTGTTCGCCGAGCGCGGCTCTATGCCTCTCTGGGAGGACGCGGCGCTGAACAACGGCCTGGTCACCATCGCTTTCGACACGCTGCCGGTGCAGCTGGAGTTCATGCAGGACGGCTACATCCAGGGCCTGGTCGGACAGAAATACTGGGGCTGGGGCTACGACACGGTGCAGATGATCTACGACTACATCGTCTCCGGCGCCACGTACGATGACTGGACCGACTCCGGCATGGACATCGTGACCGAGTGCAACGTGGACGTCATGGCCGAGATGTGGGCATCGAGCGACTTCACCCAAGATCTGCCCGATCCTTACGCATGTTTGGAATGA
- a CDS encoding sugar-binding domain-containing protein — translation MTEAQKVANAIRAARMYYYQNLTTGVIAKEMNVSRSTISRLLGFARLKGLVDIRIIEPTDLPDRLANALVDEFGIEKIHVVHAPEIAGEAEWLERVAQYTANYLNTKFDSNMILGIAWGTTMTAISKHLLRKTTHNSQIVQLNGAGNTQSMGIGYASQIIMRFSDNYRARAHLFPVPTFFDYAETKQALWREGSIRRILDLQSKTDLLLYSIGAVNAGIPSHVYSGGYLTEVDYKELEKYNIAGDIATVFFKEDGSFENIPINKRASGPNLGLFQQKHGICVVSGLAKVKGLYAALKGKLMSELIVDEPTARKLVDSYL, via the coding sequence ATGACAGAAGCGCAAAAAGTAGCAAATGCTATCCGCGCCGCCCGGATGTACTATTACCAAAATCTCACCACCGGTGTGATTGCGAAGGAAATGAACGTTTCCCGCTCGACGATATCCCGGCTGCTGGGTTTTGCCAGATTAAAAGGGCTGGTGGATATCCGGATCATTGAACCGACGGATCTGCCTGATCGGCTGGCCAATGCTTTGGTCGATGAATTTGGCATTGAGAAAATCCACGTTGTACATGCCCCCGAAATCGCTGGAGAGGCGGAATGGCTGGAAAGGGTTGCCCAATATACGGCAAACTATCTCAACACGAAATTTGATTCCAACATGATCTTGGGTATCGCCTGGGGTACCACCATGACGGCCATTTCAAAGCATCTGCTGCGAAAAACGACCCATAACAGCCAGATCGTACAGCTGAACGGGGCCGGGAATACCCAGTCCATGGGCATCGGTTACGCCAGCCAGATTATTATGCGGTTTTCTGACAATTATCGGGCGCGGGCCCATTTATTTCCTGTGCCCACATTCTTCGATTATGCGGAAACCAAACAAGCATTGTGGCGGGAGGGAAGCATCAGGCGCATCCTGGATTTGCAATCCAAGACGGATTTATTGTTGTACAGCATCGGGGCGGTCAATGCCGGAATTCCAAGCCATGTGTACAGCGGCGGCTACCTGACGGAAGTAGATTACAAGGAATTAGAAAAATACAATATCGCGGGTGATATTGCCACGGTATTCTTCAAAGAGGATGGCAGCTTTGAAAATATTCCCATAAACAAAAGGGCCAGCGGACCAAACTTGGGATTATTCCAACAGAAACACGGGATTTGTGTCGTCTCAGGATTGGCCAAAGTAAAAGGACTCTATGCGGCACTCAAAGGAAAACTGATGTCTGAGTTGATAGTTGATGAACCTACCGCCAGAAAATTGGTGGATAGTTATCTATAA
- the glpK gene encoding glycerol kinase GlpK, whose protein sequence is MTHYVAAIDQGTTSTRCMIFDHKGEPVGVHQVEHKQIYPQPGWVEHDPVEIWRNTEEVIVGALRKAGANAKDIAAAGITNQRETTLVWDKVTGQPLHNAIVWQDTRTDKLIHQMAEDGGMDRFRSQVGLPLATYFSGPKIKWMLDNVEGVRQAASEGRALFGNMDTWLIWNLTGGVNGGKHITDVTNASRTMLMDLKTLDWNENICEAMAIPKEMLPKICSSSEIYGHTLDTGPFRGVVKISGDLGDQQAATVGQTCFEPGEAKNTYGTGCFMLLNTGEEIVQSKHGLLTTLCYQFGDEKPSYALEGSIAITGALVQWLRDNLKMIDSAPEIENLAKTVDDNGGIYFVPAFSGLFAPYWRSDARGVIVGLTRFVNRGHIARAVLEATAFQTREVLDAMNADSGVELKALKVDGGMVQNDLLMQFQADVLGVPVIRPVVPETTALGAAYAAGYAVGFWKSKQEMTKNWRVDKTWQPDLDSNTRTELYAQWKKAVTRTFDWVE, encoded by the coding sequence ATGACCCATTACGTCGCCGCCATTGATCAAGGCACAACCAGCACCCGCTGTATGATCTTCGACCACAAGGGCGAACCGGTTGGGGTGCACCAAGTAGAACACAAACAAATCTACCCTCAACCCGGCTGGGTGGAACATGACCCTGTAGAAATCTGGCGAAACACGGAAGAAGTTATCGTAGGAGCGCTTCGTAAGGCGGGAGCAAACGCCAAAGACATCGCCGCCGCCGGCATCACCAATCAGCGTGAGACTACCCTGGTCTGGGACAAGGTGACCGGCCAGCCGCTGCATAACGCCATCGTCTGGCAGGATACGCGTACAGATAAACTGATCCACCAGATGGCGGAAGACGGCGGCATGGACCGGTTTAGAAGTCAGGTGGGATTACCGCTGGCCACTTACTTTTCCGGGCCCAAGATCAAATGGATGCTGGACAACGTCGAAGGTGTTCGCCAGGCGGCATCTGAAGGCAGAGCGCTGTTTGGCAATATGGACACCTGGCTGATTTGGAACCTGACCGGCGGAGTCAATGGTGGTAAACACATCACCGACGTCACCAATGCCAGCCGTACCATGCTGATGGATTTGAAAACCCTGGATTGGAACGAAAATATCTGCGAAGCGATGGCCATCCCCAAAGAGATGCTCCCGAAGATATGCTCATCTTCCGAAATCTACGGACACACCCTGGACACGGGACCGTTTCGGGGTGTTGTCAAGATCTCCGGTGATCTGGGCGACCAGCAGGCTGCCACCGTGGGGCAGACCTGCTTTGAGCCGGGGGAAGCGAAAAACACCTACGGCACCGGCTGCTTCATGCTCTTGAATACAGGCGAAGAGATCGTTCAATCCAAGCATGGCTTGTTGACGACCTTGTGCTACCAGTTCGGCGATGAAAAACCATCCTACGCCCTGGAGGGATCGATCGCAATCACGGGGGCTTTGGTACAGTGGCTGCGGGACAACTTGAAAATGATCGATTCTGCCCCCGAGATCGAAAATCTGGCCAAAACGGTGGACGATAACGGCGGGATCTATTTCGTGCCTGCGTTTTCGGGGCTGTTTGCCCCTTACTGGCGCTCCGATGCGCGTGGGGTAATCGTCGGTTTGACACGTTTTGTCAATCGCGGGCACATTGCCCGGGCAGTTCTGGAGGCGACTGCTTTCCAAACCCGTGAGGTTCTCGACGCGATGAACGCCGATTCGGGCGTCGAATTGAAGGCGCTCAAAGTGGATGGCGGCATGGTGCAGAACGATTTGCTCATGCAGTTTCAGGCGGATGTTTTAGGTGTGCCGGTTATACGTCCGGTCGTACCGGAAACGACTGCCCTGGGAGCCGCCTACGCCGCCGGCTATGCGGTCGGATTTTGGAAAAGCAAGCAGGAAATGACAAAAAACTGGCGGGTGGATAAAACATGGCAGCCCGATCTGGACAGCAACACCAGAACCGAGCTGTATGCGCAATGGAAAAAAGCGGTCACGCGCACATTCGACTGGGTAGAGTAA
- a CDS encoding CocE/NonD family hydrolase, with amino-acid sequence MENKVRKNWYGLLIILVIITFSAVMAHYLERDFGKIDIRFIRIIGPSGETIAAKLYRPTWVTAENPAPAVINMHGYQNDKDVQAGYSVELARRGFVVLATDGLGHGDSEGAFNFGRFFGDPLGGMGLNPAYLYLKSLPFVDASEMGATGHSMGGVTAFAIADANGDVKAIVSQDGGTGTPDNSDVLFLKPTMAEFTNSMEALIPVNPADFGLSAPVEWDTTYGNFEDGTARRAALIWGDHHLMSLSPRAVAEAVDWFRLSLMDGAKDAHWIEPSSQVYMFKEIFGLIALLGAIASLIPLTNLLLSTAYFSPVAQPMPTGYVASKGKWWIFATINALLGGVFWLFFAYKGDVLEKLPFMKLLMGNGTALWFLINAVVAAVLIYLWYRTSAKKEGVTTYELGVSFDKEKTRFDWGILGKTLLLGVILFLWMYVLAGISRWALGEEFRFAWPYMREFQTPQRVGLFLIYLIPALLFFLINGGVFLFGQARQPEYSTPNKSLWMWWLKNLYAGLMGLFLVWALQYIPWMLAGTGPFWGLTGTVGAPFAIWILMLWVYIPEFVVLLFMLTWFFRRTGRIYLGALVIAMMAIWFLAAGSVVGV; translated from the coding sequence ATGGAAAACAAAGTTCGAAAGAATTGGTACGGGTTGCTCATCATCCTGGTCATCATCACATTCTCGGCTGTAATGGCTCATTATCTTGAGCGGGACTTCGGCAAGATCGACATCAGGTTCATCAGGATTATTGGGCCTTCGGGCGAAACGATCGCTGCGAAACTCTATCGTCCGACGTGGGTCACTGCAGAAAATCCAGCACCAGCCGTCATTAATATGCATGGCTATCAAAACGATAAGGATGTTCAAGCAGGATATTCCGTAGAACTCGCAAGACGCGGCTTCGTTGTGCTTGCGACCGACGGCCTTGGGCATGGCGACTCCGAAGGCGCCTTCAATTTCGGACGTTTCTTTGGTGATCCGCTGGGAGGGATGGGCCTCAATCCGGCCTATCTCTACTTGAAGAGCCTGCCTTTTGTCGATGCGTCCGAAATGGGGGCGACGGGACACTCCATGGGCGGGGTTACGGCATTCGCAATCGCCGATGCCAACGGTGATGTCAAGGCGATCGTCTCCCAAGATGGCGGAACGGGTACACCCGATAACAGCGACGTCCTTTTCCTGAAGCCTACGATGGCCGAGTTCACCAACTCCATGGAAGCGTTAATTCCTGTAAATCCCGCGGATTTCGGCCTCTCAGCTCCGGTTGAATGGGACACAACGTATGGGAATTTCGAGGACGGAACCGCCCGTAGAGCCGCATTGATCTGGGGAGATCACCATCTCATGTCGCTCTCGCCACGAGCCGTAGCGGAGGCCGTAGACTGGTTCCGCCTTTCGCTCATGGATGGCGCAAAAGATGCACACTGGATCGAACCCTCGAGCCAGGTCTACATGTTCAAAGAGATATTCGGCCTGATCGCGCTGCTGGGTGCAATCGCCTCATTGATCCCGCTGACCAATCTGCTTTTGAGTACGGCGTACTTCTCCCCTGTAGCTCAACCGATGCCGACAGGATATGTGGCTTCGAAAGGAAAGTGGTGGATTTTCGCCACGATCAACGCGCTCCTCGGCGGTGTGTTCTGGCTGTTTTTTGCCTACAAGGGGGACGTCCTGGAAAAACTTCCCTTCATGAAACTGCTGATGGGCAACGGAACGGCGCTCTGGTTCTTGATCAATGCCGTTGTTGCCGCAGTTCTGATCTACCTCTGGTACCGGACATCAGCCAAAAAGGAAGGCGTCACCACCTACGAGCTGGGCGTAAGCTTCGATAAGGAAAAAACGAGGTTTGATTGGGGCATCCTGGGGAAGACCCTCTTGCTGGGTGTAATCCTGTTCCTTTGGATGTACGTCCTGGCGGGAATCTCACGGTGGGCTTTGGGAGAGGAATTCCGATTCGCCTGGCCATACATGCGCGAATTTCAAACACCGCAGCGTGTAGGCTTGTTCTTGATCTACCTGATCCCGGCGCTGCTTTTCTTCCTGATCAATGGCGGAGTGTTCTTGTTCGGTCAGGCCCGCCAGCCGGAATACAGCACACCGAATAAGTCCCTGTGGATGTGGTGGCTCAAGAACCTCTATGCGGGCCTGATGGGTCTCTTCCTGGTCTGGGCGCTTCAGTACATCCCGTGGATGCTGGCTGGTACGGGACCGTTCTGGGGATTAACAGGTACGGTCGGAGCGCCCTTTGCCATCTGGATCCTGATGCTTTGGGTATACATCCCTGAATTTGTCGTGCTGCTCTTCATGCTCACCTGGTTCTTCCGGCGAACGGGACGGATCTACCTGGGGGCGTTGGTCATCGCCATGATGGCCATCTGGTTCCTGGCTGCCGGTTCCGTGGTTGGGGTATGA